In Trifolium pratense cultivar HEN17-A07 linkage group LG7, ARS_RC_1.1, whole genome shotgun sequence, a genomic segment contains:
- the LOC123893565 gene encoding stromal cell-derived factor 2-like protein: MALGFFALAIFLFLTLDPDVSPSSTASASAASSEGVEVQITYGSVIKLMHEKTKFRLHSHDVPYGSGSGQQSVTGFPTVDDSNSYWIVRPEPETSAKQGDAIKSGTIIRLQHMRTRKWLHSHLHASPISGNLEVSCFGGENDSDTGDYWRLSIEGSGKTWKQDQRIRLQHIDTSGYLHSHDKKYSRIAGGQQEVCGVREKRADNIWLAAEGVYLPVTEGKQAAE; this comes from the exons ATGGCTCTCGGTTTCTTCGCTCTCgctatttttctctttctcacTCTCGATCCTGATGTTTCTCCTTCTTCCACCGCTTCTGCTTCCGCTGCTTCATCAGAAGGCGTCGAG GTTCAGATTACTTATGGTTCGGTTATAAAGCTTATGCACGAGAAAACGAAATTTAGGTTGCATTCTCATGATGTGCCATACGGTTCTGGCAGTGGACAACAATCGGTGACTGGTTTTCCAACTGTTGATGATTCCAATAGTTACTGG ATTGTCAGGCCTGAGCCAGAAACTTCTGCTAAACAAGGCGACGCTATTAAAAGTGGCACAATCATTAGATTACAGCACATGAGGACCAGGAAGTGGCTGCACAGCCATTTGCATGCTTCCCCAATTTCTGGCAATCTCGAG GTCAGTTGCTTTGGTGGAGAGAATGATTCTGACACGGGGGACTATTGGAG GCTTTCAATAGAAGGAAGTGGAAAGACTTGGAAGCAGGATCAGAGGATTCGGCTTCAACATATTGACACTTCAGGCTATTTACATAGTCATGATAAGAAATATAGTCGGATAGCTGGGGGACAGCAGGAG GTTTGTGGTGTTCGTGAAAAGCGCGCCGACAATATCTGGTTGGCAGCTGAAGGTGTCTACCTTCCTGTTACTGAAGGCAAACAAGCTGCTGAGTAG